One Rosa chinensis cultivar Old Blush chromosome 5, RchiOBHm-V2, whole genome shotgun sequence genomic region harbors:
- the LOC112166409 gene encoding thymidine kinase a, with protein sequence MLAISRMKALISTHCISKTTPLSLFSSASKSIRSYPPTQFRTPNLVRLKPNTFVPYASLSSEIAPNGAVEMDAASRRQRSGEIHVIVGPMFAGKTTTLLRRIQSEKGDGSNVAVIKSNKDTRYGLDSIVTHDGVRLPCWALPNLSSFKQKFGLDAYEQLDVIGIDEAQFFEDLYDFCREAADHDGKKVIVAGLDGDYLRRSFGSVLDIIPLADSVTKLTSRCELCGKPAFFTLRKTEEMQTEVIGGADVYMPVCRQHYVSGQVAIQAARVVLESQVECRSCA encoded by the exons ATGTTAGCTATTTCAAGGATGAAGGCGCTTATATCAACCCACTGCATCTCCAAGACCACACCTTTATCTCTCTTTTCTTCAGCCTCTAAATCCATTCGATCGTACCcaccaacccaattcagaacCCCAAATCTTGTCCGCCTAAAACCCAATACTTTTGTGCCCTATGCCTCTCTTTCTTCCGAAATAGCTCCCAACGGAGCTGTTGAAATGGATGCGGCTTCTCGCCGGCAACGTTCCGGTGAGATTCACGTCATCGTTGGCCCAATGTTTGCCGGAAAGACCACCACGCTTCTTCGCAGAATTCAATCCGAGAAAGGCGATGGCAG TAATGTTGCTGTaataaaatcaaacaaggaTACAAGATATGGATTGGATTCGATTGTAACGCATGATGGGGTTAGATTGCCTTGCTGGGCATTACCAAATCTATCATCGTTCAAACAGAAGTTTGGTCTTGATGCATATGAGCAG CTAGATGTAATCGGTATTGATGAAGCTCAGTTCTTTGAAGATCTTTATGATTTCTGCCGTGAAGCTGCTGATCATGATGGCAAAAAAGTAATAGTTGCTGGACTAGATGGGGACTATTTGAG GAGGAGCTTTGGATCTGTACTTGATATAATCCCCCTTGCTGATTCTGTAACCAAGTTAACTTCTCGATGCGAACTTTGTGGGAAGCCAGCTTTCTTTACGTTACGAAAGACAGAGGAGATGCAGACGGAAGTGATTGGCGGGGCTGATGTATACATGCCTGTATGTCGACAGCACTATGTTAGTGGACAAGTAGCCATTCAAGCTGCACGAGTTGTCCTGGAATCTCAAGTTGAGTGTAGGTCTTGTGCGTAG
- the LOC112166410 gene encoding putative yippee-like protein Os10g0369500, translating into MGRLFIETLSGPKIFKCRCCKVDTASHSEIVSKDFQGRHGRAYLFRNVVNISLGPIEERHLTSGLHIVNDIYCSSCQQILGWKYEKAYEPSQKYKEGMYILEKERLMKEGW; encoded by the exons ATGGGAAGGCTATTCATAGAAACGCTGAGTGGCCCAAAGATCTTCAAATGCAGATGTTGCAAGGTGGACACTGCCTCCCACAGCGAGATCGTTTCCAAGGATTTTCAGGGCCGTCACGGCAGAGCTTATCTCTTCAGGAATGT GGTGAATATATCTCTTGGGCCTATTGAAGAGCGGCATTTGACTAGTGGATTGCATATTGTGAATGATATTTACTGCAGCTCTTGCCAACAAATTCTGGGTTGGAAATAT GAGAAGGCTTATGAACCAAGCCAAAAGTATAAAGAAGGAATGTACATCCTGGAGAAGGAGCGACTGATGAAGGAGGGTTGGTGA
- the LOC112166930 gene encoding ras-related protein RABA5a: MAFQSEEEKTEDYLFKIVLIGDSAVGKSNLLARFARNEFFPNSKSTIGVEFQTQKIVIDGKEVKAQIWDTAGQERFRAVTSAYYRGAVGALLVYDISRHQTFDSIGRWLNELHTHSDMNVVTILVGNKSDLKDAREVPTSEGKALAEAQGLFFMETSALDSSNVAAAFQMVVKEIYSILSRKVMMSQELKKQDPSWVGSGKTVLLQGDGNEEAASTEPKKGGCCSS, from the exons ATGGCTTTTCAGTCCGAGGAAGAAAAGACTGAGGATTATCTTTTCAAGATTGTTTTAATTGGTGACTCGGCCGTTGGAAAATCTAATTTGCTGGCAAGATTTGCTAGAAATGAGTTCTTCCCTAATTCAAAGTCAACTATAGGAGTAGAGTTCCAAACCCAAAAGATTGTTATCGATGGTAAAGAAGTCAAAGCACAGATATGGGACACGGCTGGTCAAGAGCGGTTCAGGGCTGTTACATCTGCATATTACAGAGGTGCTGTTGGTGCTCTTTTGGTTTATGATATCAGTAGGCATCAGACATTTGATAGTATCGGCAGATGGCTTAATGAGCTCCACA CTCACTCCGACATGAATGTTGTGACTATACTTGTCGGTAACAAGTCAGATCTTAAGGATGCCAGGGAGGTACCCACGTCTGAAGGCAAAGCCTTGGCAGAAGCACAGGGTTTGTTTTTTATGGAAACATCCGCTCTCGACTCATCCAATGTTGCTGCCGCTTTTCAGATGGTAGTGAAGGAGATCTACAGTATACTAAGTCGAAAAGTAATGATGTCCCAGGAGCTCAAGAAACAGGACCCTAGCTGGGTGGGGAGTGGCAAGACGGTGCTTTTACAGGGAGATGGGAACGAAGAAGCAGCAAGTACAGAGCCTAAAAAAGGTGGGTGCTGTTCATCTTAG